atgtatacttagttatgttaaatttatagggtataagacaatttttttttgattgtcaacaaatacccataatattatacctatttatataattatatattatatatcatatattataataaatttataatgtataccaaACGCGGTAACGTCTTATACATAAACACCACTGTCGACGAAACTGTTGTATGCGCGAGTCCTACGCGATTCGATCGCGTCCGtctgaaattttaaaacgtcGCGATTAATCACTATAACATTCAAACTTAAGAGTTTATATAcgaacttaaataatattatattatattcacacgcATGTTTGGCAGTGGCCATGAGCCCATATGGGTTTCGTACGACGTTATAGATTATCGCGGGCTGTAAAAAATCGAATCGCGTCAACTCGTGGTGTGGTGCGTGGCACAACAATAACGTAGGCAGagcaatgatgataatatttattgcagCGGTCAGTTCGACGTCCTCGGTTTAAATAccttttatagtataggtaagcataataataataataataatattatcattacactgCCGGGTGAACAGTTTGTAGTGATGAGGTGCCGGTTTTTTcccatacatacctacatattataataataataatatacatttcaatcagtaagcgaaaaaaaaattacaaattttaatacaataataataatagtaataaaatataacataaaaaaaaaaaaacagtttaacgGTCGAATTAAATCTGGGTTGCTGCGACGGTCAGTGTGCACATGGGCTTGCACATCGTTTCCACGCGACGATGAGTATCTCCCACGACGGCTATATAGtagggatataatatattaatattatattaataggtattttatacagTGCCGAGATTCCGctaaaaaattactatagaCCAGTGTCGTGTAGGCCCCCAGGATATTTAAATTACCATTCGCTCGttcacctatattattattatgcacatacGGACGTACCGAAATACATATTAAGGTTTTTGTCGCAAATAATAAATAGCTCTAGATACCCGTTGCTAAAAAATTCTAAGGTTTatctacattaataaaaaaaattattatctgaaTTCCTCGGGTTCAGGATTTAAAGCACCTTAAGttcataaatataggtacaagcgtttaaaaaataatatgagaacttcattaaaaaaaacctaaaataagcacataaaatacttagaaataaccaaaataaagcacttaaaattaatttttttaaattgtagtaaCTATACATGACATAAATTTACTAGCAAACAGCTAGATTTGGGGCAAGCCAAAAAAATACCTAAGCAAATGGTTGAAGTCCTGAATCctgattattatattgaatcgggaagtatataatatgaccaaATTCCTATATAACGTGCGTATGATTAGGTAGGTcgagtttattataaatataattatattacgggCAGTTATAGACGGCAGATCGCCGTTTTCGATTCTCTTAAATGTAAAAACGActattttataggtatgtaggtaataaaataagaatcaaAAACGTGTAAAAGTCGGTGAAATAGACTCGTGTTTTAGGCGTAacattttaggtatttattagaataaaaatattatttttatataataataaataataataataataatacgaccgAAATCGAACGTCGAACGGGCGACGAGAAGGATGGAAACTTCAGAGGAAGTCGATCAGCCGCCGCGCGTGTTGTTTTTTCAGAACCATCTCGCCATCTACCGCTGGGAGGTGGCGTCAGTGGCGCGGACTGATGGCTACGTGACGCCATCTGTGGCCGAGTCCGGCGGGCGCGAGTTCGCCGACAGACTTCGCTATGACATTGGTTCGGTCGCAagcggtaaataataataaaatatttttacattattatcatcataatataacgtTACGAACAGCTATCGAGTCACGAAAAAGAAGCAACGACCATAATAACGACGAAGGCGGATAATGGATGGGCACGATAATGTCTGCCACGcgtcgccgccgtcgtcgtttcgagtttataatattattattatcgtaacgtCGTGGAAATAATTTGGCAGTTGACACGGTCGGTCTCCGTGCAGGCGCTTTTGACGGCCGTCCGATTTTCGGCGTGATTTGCAGCCGAAAACGACTTGTTCCGGTTGTCGGCGGCGGGCGTAATGTCCGAGACTaatccgtcgtcgtcgtcgttcgcTTTCGAGAGTGATTTGAATATTCGTCGGGCGTCGGAAACGCCGTACTAATGACggtattttaacataatactgCATCATCTATGTATATGCAGACGACGTGTGTCGCGCGTACACTTCGTCAGTATACGAagcgtataaatatttatgataatataggtattaggcataatatattattattattacctacttataatagtaCACGCCGCCGTCGCGTTTTCGATACGCGCTGCTCGAAACGGCGTCGCGTCGGCGGCGAGTGCGTTAATTAACACGGAGTAGACCcggccgacgacgacgacgcaaaTTTTGATTTCCatcatatacaaataaataataattattcatactaAATCAGTTTTAAACATATCTGaaacaaatttcataaaatccTGTAGTGGCGAGATTGGGGAAGGGGACTGGGGAAACAGCCGTACAGCTATTTTCCTTCAAAAATAAGATACCATATTTTACCTCCAATAAGGAATTACGAAtatgacaaatatatttttaaggtcATAGGTATtacactaacaaaaaaaaaatgtttgccttgaattattaacaattatataaataaaatttaaaatatgtaggtacctaccttaataATTAGGCCTAGTTACGACGTTACGATGTTATCTACTGTTACTCTCCTTTTATAATACAGTACACAACACTACATTACTGGTACgggctaaatattttaatatttggagtTAATCGACATAGCTTtagtccaaaaaaatatttggaggaatttatttaattttgtgtgaaAATATAACCACCCATGAAAACGTATGTCATCGCATACCGTATGATAATATGGTATCAACGGAAAATCAAATTCATGTTTCGGACcacttatgtaatataataatattctgttcgTGAACTGTTTTAGGCATAGGTGGTTGTGGCGTATTTATGATTTCACTGATTGACCAAAAGTTACCTTCTCTTTACAGAACTGTCATTAGTCGGagaaacaaaatagtaaatattgagtaaaatattattacaaaactatCGCCACCTACAACATTCTctatattggaaaaaataaaatattttatataatatctatgtaatacatttaaaaggTACAATAAATACAGGACGATTTTTCCGAAGCAGGTGTCCATATCGACActtattcaaatgttttatttttcagagcTTATATTTATTCGTCTGGAGATATTAGAGTTGATGGGTTTAAACATCGAGAAAGTCTCAGTCAAAGTTTCATAATCACGCAAAATACACGATTCGGCACCCAGATTTACGATTTTTGAATAGACAGACTCAGACATCATCGTTTCGTGCTTGCCTTATCGTCGTTCCAGCGTGTGGTTATcgatgaaacataatattatatagggaaCAATATATTGGTAAATCATTATACGACCCGTTAATCCatttctgtattataatattatacctaactacaTCACATCGCCATGTTGAGGTCACGCGTGGTTCAAGGCCGGCGGTACCTCTacttataggtaccaataattttAACACGTATTgtcattaattgttattgtacaCGCGAGTGCACAGAGCGTGTTTGATCGTAGTTTTCTCTCGGAATTTCGATgtcgtatatattatcattgttatgaCTTTATGAGCTGCAAGGATAGTAAGACGACCGTAcctgtttgtaaaaaaaaccgcGAATGATCGTGTGATTTGATTTAtgaccattgattttatatggtGTAAATCCTATAGTctttacgtttattattatattttttagatacgCATTAAAACTATAGCCATATAACATTGCAAGATTTCAAGTGAGGATTAGTGATGAATCCAGCAGGACCTCACCTGTAGGGACTGAAACCAATCCTCAAACGACCATGGTTCAAATAATACACTCAGTCGAAACcgatattattagttttaatatctCTTTGGCTTACCTACAGATggtatgtacaaaaaaaaattttaattaagtaattttctCGTTATGGATAATTAATATCGAATTTGAGTGTCCATTTACACGATTCTATATTccaggttattattatttgtttttcaagtcttaaaaaaagtaaaaaataccgGTTAATATACACGATTGCGcaacaactgaaaaaaaataaattcacaatttCCTCTTTCAAtggtatagttaaatattttgtatttagaaaaaaaaagataggtATCTAATGAAATATCATTGAGTAGGTAATTAGTTGTTGGCataaatgaatttttaaattttgtagtaAAAAGTGTTATTAACTTTACTATTTAGGCTTAaacttatacctacataatattaaagctatATTTTATCGACATAtcgttttataaaatgtgtttactaTATTGTCTACACTTCTACACcataaggtaggtatattacaatattattattttaatttttattcagaaCTTTTAGTACTAGACTATTATAGTTTGACAATTTCTTAgtactttattattttgataaataccaataataacacgtaatatttttgtaggaatacaatttaaaaataataatatacgctgaagtatctaaatattattaaaagaaaaaccgtatcgtaaaaaaatttaaaattgtttaaatttgttcGATTGCCAATTATTGGCAGTGTATTTTCTGgcatacaaaatgtaaaatttctCAATCAAACACGCGCTGgtcagatatatatatatataatacttaataccgTAAACCTAAATATAGTATGGGATCGGTGGCATATTTTGGGTGACTATTCGGGAGGGATTTAAAGTTTTAGACACCTCACAAAtctgttaattaaaattattaactggtAAATGGcaaaaatgcaaattaatagtaataatgaataattttcatataataataataggcttataaaatatgtaggtactacatataccataaagattaattatattttcgttgTTCAGTTGAGGGTGTTTTTGTCATCTAATGACCTAGAGAAATTAATTCGAATAATTCCTGGATATTTCTGAGAAACTGATAACTTATCTTTAAACAATTATACCTCGAAACCATAGACCATAGACTCAGAGGCGTGCTCAAGGGGGGGGGGGNNNNNNNNNNNNNNNNNNNNNNNNNNNNNNNNNNNNNNNNNNNNNNNNNNNNNNNNNNNNNNNNNNNNNNNAAGTAAGTGTAACTACTATTCAACGTTTACGAGAAAATATCAACGAAGAATTTAATGAACTGTTTAAAGAAGCTGAAGTGaatatttaccaaatttgaTGTAAAAAATAGACTATccaattttactaaaattttattttagaaaatggcCAGCTTATTAGACATCAGTATATCAGTAAAACGCTTAAATAAAAGAAGTACACATAGAGCTAATCCCTGTGTTAAGGATGCTAATGAATACTATCGTATAACAGTAGCTATAccatatatagattattttattcagCAGCTAAATGAGCAATTTATGtgccataaaaatatatttaaaggtcagttatttaattacttttttaattgttgggtacttattttaagtatttttttcaggATTTCAGAGTTTATTTTCTGGTTTATATTCAGGCGAATTTGGTGAACTCATTACATTCTATCTCTATAGTGACAAAAATACAGTTATAACAGAGTTACATCTATGGCATGCtttgttagaaaaaaatgaacagCGACCAGAAAATGGTTTAGAAGCTTTGAGACtttgtaaaaatgaaatatttccaaatatttatagtttactaaaaatattatgtacactacCTGTGTCAATGACAACACCAGAACGGACATTTTCATGCCTTAAAAGATTGAAGAATTGTCTACGTATAGCACGATGACAgaagtaaaatttcaaaatgtaaacaaatagttaattataatatatttttatgtttatatttacaacatattttttctaGACTAGACTTAATGGATTGGCAATGCTGGCCGTTCACAAGGAAGTTCCAATAACAGCTGAAGAAGTCCTTGATGAATTGGCAAAAAAGCCTGGAAAATTAGACTTTGTTCTTTAAAAATAGGCatgttatgtatttatgaatatatatattcaatattgtctatgtgtattatctataataaatatgtaataagtataatacctatattttatattattaaattaatctattaaaaattattaagtgacCCCCCCCATAGAAAAATCCTGAGCACGCCTCTgcatagacttataatatatagaccgcgcattagtgaaatataattaagcCAACATATGTGCGAGAGAGACAGACTCTGACATTACTTTTTCTAGGAGATTATAAgcgattttataaatattataatactccttggtagtcatattataagtctatgttttaaatatttataatctaaagGAGTAATGTACAAATTGTCTATAAACTCCTTGAAATTGTAATGTCAGAGTCTGTCTCTCTCACTGAACAATATACAGTTCAGTGGTCTCTCTCGCACATAATATGTTGGCTTAAAGTGTTACACACAAAACGAGCGTAATGCGCGGtccatatattataagtctatgcAATAGACCTATAAAGAAATTGACTGTTAACAGAGAGAGAGGTCCAGTGCCCAATATTGTTAGAAAAAGATAGTATACACCTTAGATAGTTAAGTCACATTTTCTTACACCGGTATTGACTATCTCTTTCTAATAATGTTGGCACTTGGCTTTATGATGGACGGCGCAGtccatacctatattaataagtcTATGCTGCGCGAAACTGGTCGATGATTCTAATAAAATGCATTTCACATTTGCAGTttggatataaatattttgaaagactTGACTAAAAGATATTGGTTCATTTTTTTGAAGTCGAGAGGTTTCGactttccccccccccccaaaaaaaaaaaaattacgtaacTGACCGGGGTCCGGGATGATTTTTCCGCTAAGTGTATGCGTATAGGTACCAACCACtgacatagaatattatattatgcgatcCGTGTGACAGCAGCGGTTGAGTTACCAGAAAGTTTTAAAACCATCGTTACTATTCGCACCCCGCTGCACCGTACCTcgttttataagtacctacggtTAATGTTGGGACGTAAATCGAAGGGAAAAAAAGTTTTGGAAATTAAGTAGTTTTCTAATTTACGCGCCAACCGACAACGAACGCGTTTTACACATGggcactatatataattatatatacgacAGCCGACACGTGTGGGTGGTCATTGCAGGGTGGGTGAGTACCTGTACATTATGTGTCAGTCCCCAACCGGCGGCGTTTGGACTCTAAAAGTATGACGGTGACTGCCCACCATgacgaaataaaattaaaaaaatgccgTTAATGCCGTAAATGTGAATTCGTTGCTTTGattgtttatttagtaatttagagTTATTAGAGATCATTTCTTTAGAGTTCATTGTGTATAACTTTTATGAGTACAACTTCTGTAtgacccatatattatatataatatacattattgttatgttgGACATGTATACCACGAGCGATTAggacttaataaaataattataatatcgtcgttattcgtttgaatattaaaaaataataatttaatattacatattttacctattaggggtatttttggaaataaaaatgtttgattcagAACtccatgataaattataaataataataatataatctgagCGCACGGCAGTGCGCCAGGCCAAGTTCCAGCAATGCCAGTGTATCTTTACACGAACCAATTCCCCCAGTTTTTCTAACATATATATCTCTGTTTCctcttaagataaacttttgaaatttaaaacacagattaATTTCGAGTAGTTTAGGACACTCTAAGAAAATGAGCCCTTAATATTGAGCCATT
This portion of the Acyrthosiphon pisum isolate AL4f chromosome A1, pea_aphid_22Mar2018_4r6ur, whole genome shotgun sequence genome encodes:
- the LOC100572495 gene encoding 52 kDa repressor of the inhibitor of the protein kinase-like; amino-acid sequence: MPKKQYGWINVISVLTMKNKIPQLSDDIVDWLQKDLNEEGFERLSDSDIAVRYGSVSTPSTSQQPDSSSESDNEEHFEKIQTSQAMEAVDVLLNFCEQENFDFHDIIGLRKIRSEWRWMFKTYVAKTHEPWNQIRLGPTRKSSGRCLQSETGLDNLIGLFRKEVVSVTTIQRLRENINEEFNELFKEAEKMASLLDISISVKRLNKRSTHRANPCVKDANEYYRITVAIPYIDYFIQQLNEQFMCHKNIFKGFQSLFSGLYSGEFGELITFYLYSDKNTVITELHLWHALLEKNEQRPENGLEALRLCKNEIFPNIYSLLKILCTLPVSMTTPERTFSCLKRLKNCLRIAR